In a single window of the Olivibacter sp. SDN3 genome:
- a CDS encoding efflux RND transporter permease subunit — protein MFNIFIKRPVLAIAISLVIIFMGFLSINTLPISQFPSIAPPRVMVSVAYPGASADVLVQSVLIPMEKAINGTPGMKYMSSDATSAGEATVQVVFDLGVDPDQAVVMVKNRIEQVTNRLPELVQREGIIVNIVQPNMLMYVNVYSTDAQANENFLYNFANVNILQEVQRLSGVGQATILGSRQYAMRIWLKPDRMRAYNVSTDEVMEALDNQSVIGSPGRIGRSDGKRSEALEYVLTYQGRYNDPEQYKNVIVRANADGEILHLKDLADIELGSEFYDIYSNLNGHPSAAIMLKQNYGSNASDVIKEVKAKMDEIKASSFPPGMDYEISYDVSGFLNASINKVIHTLVEAFLLVSIVVFLFLGDWRSTLIPTLAVPVSLIGAFIFMQFFGLTINLITLFALVLAIGVVVDDAIVVVEAVHAKMEEEHLSPYKAVKKVLHEIGGAIIAITLLMTAVFVPVAFMTGPVGIFYRQFSITMACAIVISGVVALTLTPVLCAMILKNTHGKTKKKTPIDKFMDGFNRLFERLTGRYTRLLKLIVHRKVITFGVLLIFGIGILGISNDLPAGFIPNEDQGMIYAIVQTPPGSTLERTNDLSRKLQALAEQVEGIQSVSSLAGYEVLTEGRGSNAGTCLINLKDWSERKQTVDEIIEELEEKAKEIPGATIEFFGPPAVPGYGAAGGFSLRLLDKTNNDDYKELEKVNDDFMAALGKRKELKGLFTFFSANYPQYELEIDNKAAMQKGVSIGKAMDNLSVLIGSSYELGFIKFGNFFKVYVQAAPEYRRLPSDLMQLYVKNNRDEMVPYSAFMKIKKSQGLNEITRFNMYTSSAIRGESAPGFSSGEAIKVVQEVAAKTLPRGYDIDWEGLSKDEVGRGNEALYIFLIVLGFVYLVLAAQYESFILPLTVVCSLPVGVFGSFLLLKLMGLANDIYAQVGLVMLVGLLGKNAVLIVEFAVQKHHHGATVLEAAIEGAKVRFRPILMTSFAFIAGLIPLVFAHGPGAIGNRTIGASAAGGMLFGTIFGVIIVPGLYYIFGKLAENRQLIRHEDENPLTEEMNHHA, from the coding sequence ATGTTTAATATATTCATTAAAAGGCCGGTGCTTGCGATAGCCATATCGCTTGTCATCATTTTTATGGGTTTTCTGTCCATAAATACCTTACCTATATCCCAATTTCCTTCCATAGCTCCTCCGAGGGTTATGGTCAGCGTAGCCTATCCTGGCGCTAGTGCAGATGTGCTGGTGCAATCCGTGCTCATCCCAATGGAGAAAGCCATTAATGGCACTCCCGGCATGAAATATATGAGTTCCGATGCTACGAGTGCGGGAGAAGCCACCGTACAGGTGGTTTTTGATCTCGGCGTAGACCCTGATCAGGCAGTGGTCATGGTAAAAAATCGCATAGAGCAGGTGACGAACAGGCTGCCGGAATTAGTACAACGCGAAGGGATCATTGTCAATATCGTACAACCCAATATGCTCATGTACGTCAATGTTTACAGCACTGACGCCCAAGCAAATGAAAACTTCCTTTACAATTTTGCTAATGTCAATATTCTGCAGGAAGTGCAGCGCCTATCTGGCGTGGGCCAAGCCACCATATTGGGCAGTCGGCAATACGCTATGCGTATCTGGCTGAAGCCAGATCGTATGCGCGCCTATAATGTTTCAACAGATGAGGTGATGGAAGCTTTGGACAATCAAAGCGTAATAGGTTCGCCTGGAAGAATAGGGAGAAGTGATGGTAAACGTTCAGAAGCGCTAGAATATGTATTAACCTATCAGGGAAGATATAATGACCCGGAGCAATATAAGAACGTCATTGTGCGGGCCAATGCAGACGGAGAAATCCTCCATCTAAAAGATCTGGCAGATATTGAGCTGGGAAGTGAATTTTATGACATTTATTCGAACTTGAACGGTCATCCATCTGCAGCTATCATGCTGAAACAGAACTACGGTAGCAATGCCAGCGATGTAATCAAGGAAGTAAAAGCAAAAATGGATGAGATCAAGGCCAGTTCTTTCCCTCCGGGAATGGATTACGAGATCAGTTATGACGTTTCCGGCTTTCTGAACGCCTCCATCAATAAGGTTATCCACACCTTAGTAGAAGCCTTCTTGCTGGTATCCATTGTCGTATTCCTGTTTCTGGGCGATTGGCGTTCCACCCTTATCCCCACGCTGGCTGTCCCGGTATCGCTGATCGGCGCCTTTATTTTTATGCAGTTTTTCGGACTTACCATTAATCTTATCACCTTATTTGCGCTCGTATTGGCCATCGGTGTGGTCGTAGACGATGCCATTGTCGTTGTGGAGGCCGTACATGCCAAGATGGAAGAAGAACACCTATCTCCGTATAAAGCGGTAAAGAAAGTATTGCACGAAATTGGCGGAGCTATTATCGCCATTACCTTACTCATGACAGCCGTATTCGTTCCTGTAGCCTTTATGACTGGCCCGGTGGGTATATTTTATAGGCAGTTTTCCATTACAATGGCCTGTGCTATCGTCATCTCCGGTGTAGTGGCGCTTACGCTTACGCCGGTTCTCTGCGCCATGATATTAAAGAATACACATGGAAAAACCAAAAAGAAGACGCCAATAGACAAATTCATGGACGGCTTTAACCGGCTATTCGAAAGACTCACCGGCAGGTATACCCGATTGCTGAAGTTAATTGTGCACCGCAAGGTAATCACCTTCGGCGTGTTACTGATCTTCGGTATCGGCATATTAGGAATAAGTAATGACCTTCCCGCTGGCTTTATTCCCAACGAAGATCAAGGTATGATTTATGCCATCGTTCAAACACCTCCGGGATCAACCTTGGAAAGGACCAATGATCTATCCCGCAAATTGCAGGCACTTGCTGAACAGGTAGAAGGTATTCAATCGGTTTCTTCATTGGCCGGTTACGAGGTACTGACAGAAGGGCGGGGTTCTAATGCTGGAACCTGTCTGATTAACCTCAAAGATTGGTCGGAACGCAAACAAACTGTTGATGAAATCATTGAGGAACTGGAAGAAAAAGCCAAGGAAATCCCTGGTGCCACAATTGAATTCTTCGGCCCTCCGGCAGTACCCGGATACGGTGCGGCTGGTGGCTTTTCTTTACGTTTATTGGACAAAACCAATAACGATGACTACAAAGAACTGGAAAAGGTGAACGACGATTTTATGGCAGCGCTGGGCAAGCGTAAAGAGTTGAAAGGACTGTTTACCTTTTTCAGTGCCAACTATCCACAGTATGAATTGGAGATAGATAACAAGGCTGCGATGCAAAAGGGTGTTTCTATCGGGAAAGCCATGGACAACCTGTCCGTATTGATAGGGAGCAGTTATGAGCTCGGTTTCATCAAATTCGGCAATTTTTTTAAAGTATATGTGCAAGCTGCACCTGAATACCGGAGGTTGCCTAGCGACCTGATGCAACTTTATGTAAAAAATAACCGCGACGAAATGGTTCCCTACTCGGCATTCATGAAAATAAAGAAGTCGCAAGGGCTTAATGAAATTACCCGATTCAATATGTATACCTCTTCGGCTATTAGAGGAGAGTCCGCACCGGGATTCAGCAGTGGCGAAGCAATCAAAGTCGTCCAAGAGGTGGCCGCAAAGACTTTGCCCCGTGGTTATGACATTGACTGGGAAGGTCTTTCTAAAGATGAGGTCGGCCGTGGAAACGAAGCGCTCTATATTTTCTTGATCGTCTTAGGCTTCGTATACCTTGTTTTGGCTGCACAGTATGAAAGTTTCATACTTCCCCTAACGGTAGTCTGTTCATTGCCCGTAGGCGTATTCGGTTCTTTTCTATTGCTCAAGTTAATGGGGCTTGCAAACGATATCTATGCGCAGGTAGGGCTGGTCATGCTTGTTGGACTATTAGGTAAAAATGCCGTGCTGATCGTCGAATTTGCCGTACAAAAACATCATCATGGAGCAACAGTGCTTGAAGCAGCCATCGAAGGCGCCAAAGTACGTTTCCGACCGATATTAATGACCTCTTTCGCTTTTATCGCAGGTTTGATCCCACTGGTTTTCGCCCATGGCCCTGGTGCCATAGGTAATCGCACCATCGGTGCTTCTGCAGCTGGAGGTATGCTTTTCGGGACGATTTTCGGTGTAATAATTGTTCCCGGACTGTACTACATATTCGGCAAACTGGCAGAAAACAGGCAGCTAATCAGACATGAAGATGAAAATCCGTTAACCGAAGAAATGAATCACCATGCATAA
- a CDS encoding TolC family protein yields the protein MEKTEDKAIPTRYSNSQDSINSATVQWKEYFTDPYLNALIDTALENNQELNITLQEIEVARNEIRARKGEYLPFVGVRGAAGFEKVGRYTSRGASEATTDIKPGKEMPEPLPDYLLGAYATWEVDIWKKLHNAKKAAISKYLSTVEGKNFVITNLIAEIANAYYELLALDNQLDIVRKNMDIQSNALEIMKLQKTATRVTELAVRRFQAEVFNTKSLQYDIQQEITETENKINFLLARYPQPIPRNSKNFENAVPPVVHAGIPSQLLANRPDIKQAEMDLAASKLDVKVAKASFYPSLGISASIGYQAFNPRYLINTPESLAYSLVGDLVAPLVNRNAIKATYYSANAEQIQAVYHYEQTILNAYVEVVNQLNKINNLEQRYDLKAKQVEALTQSIDISNSLFSSARADYMEVLLTQRDALESKFELIETKRQQMNALVNIYQALGGGWN from the coding sequence GTGGAAAAAACCGAGGATAAAGCTATCCCTACGCGTTACAGCAACTCCCAGGATAGCATCAATAGCGCAACAGTACAATGGAAAGAATATTTTACCGATCCATACCTGAATGCCTTAATAGATACAGCCTTGGAAAACAATCAGGAACTGAACATCACGCTACAGGAGATTGAGGTAGCCCGAAACGAAATCAGAGCCAGAAAGGGAGAATACCTGCCCTTTGTTGGTGTAAGAGGTGCTGCCGGTTTCGAAAAGGTAGGCCGCTATACCAGTAGAGGCGCCAGCGAAGCCACCACAGACATCAAACCGGGTAAGGAAATGCCAGAACCCCTGCCCGACTATCTTTTGGGTGCCTACGCCACTTGGGAAGTGGATATCTGGAAAAAGCTACATAATGCCAAAAAAGCTGCAATAAGCAAATACTTATCGACCGTGGAAGGCAAAAACTTCGTTATTACAAATCTCATTGCCGAAATTGCCAATGCCTATTACGAGTTATTGGCGCTTGACAATCAACTGGATATCGTTAGAAAGAACATGGATATACAAAGTAATGCTTTGGAAATTATGAAATTACAAAAAACGGCAACAAGGGTCACTGAGCTTGCGGTGCGTCGGTTTCAAGCCGAGGTATTCAATACCAAAAGTCTGCAATACGACATCCAACAGGAGATCACCGAAACTGAAAATAAGATTAACTTTTTACTGGCCCGGTACCCCCAACCGATTCCAAGGAATAGCAAAAACTTCGAAAACGCAGTTCCGCCAGTTGTACATGCAGGCATCCCTTCACAATTATTAGCCAATCGGCCAGATATCAAACAGGCAGAAATGGATCTCGCCGCCTCAAAGCTAGACGTGAAAGTAGCTAAGGCGTCTTTTTATCCGTCTTTGGGCATTTCTGCATCCATTGGTTACCAAGCTTTTAACCCGAGATACCTCATCAATACACCGGAATCATTGGCTTACTCCTTGGTTGGTGATTTGGTAGCTCCGCTGGTTAACAGGAATGCCATAAAAGCCACCTACTATAGTGCCAATGCCGAACAGATACAGGCGGTGTACCATTATGAGCAGACCATTTTAAATGCTTATGTTGAAGTCGTTAACCAACTGAACAAGATCAACAATCTCGAACAGCGTTATGATCTGAAAGCTAAGCAAGTGGAAGCATTGACCCAATCAATCGATATATCCAACAGTCTTTTCAGTTCAGCAAGAGCGGATTATATGGAAGTGCTGTTAACACAAAGGGATGCGCTGGAATCAAAATTCGAGCTAATAGAAACCAAGAGGCAACAAATGAATGCCCTGGTCAATATCTATCAAGCTTTGGGAGGCGGTTGGAATTAA
- a CDS encoding SRPBCC domain-containing protein: MTVTIDKPQIDNGMRDKFSTTVTINSDPAKVWNTLTNPEVMREWMGEPEMKIKVNTDWKINSPILISGFHHVNFVSKGFVLQYDTEKKLSYSHLSSISRLPDISDNYTILQFILIPVDKQTQLTISIENFPTETIRKHLEFYWRTTIVTIKKTAEKLIEQK, encoded by the coding sequence ATGACCGTAACGATTGACAAACCTCAAATAGATAATGGAATGAGAGATAAATTTTCAACGACTGTTACAATAAATTCTGATCCTGCTAAAGTTTGGAATACTTTGACTAACCCTGAAGTAATGAGAGAATGGATGGGAGAACCAGAAATGAAAATAAAAGTGAATACTGATTGGAAGATTAATTCCCCAATCCTGATTAGTGGTTTTCATCATGTTAACTTTGTATCTAAAGGCTTTGTACTACAATATGACACAGAAAAAAAATTGAGCTATAGTCATCTAAGTTCGATATCCCGACTTCCGGACATATCAGATAATTATACAATTCTTCAATTTATTTTAATACCTGTTGACAAACAGACACAATTAACAATCAGCATCGAAAATTTTCCTACAGAGACAATTCGCAAGCATCTGGAATTTTATTGGAGAACGACCATTGTGACGATTAAAAAAACGGCGGAAAAACTAATAGAACAAAAATAG
- a CDS encoding type II toxin-antitoxin system VapC family toxin: MLYRLSDQPYLYISAVSLYELYMGATTKEKEHDVKMLTEDLTVLPFTDAVSIKAAQIYHRLRLNNQMIEFRDIFIAATCIVNELPIVTFNKKHFKRIEGLKITR; this comes from the coding sequence ATGCTGTATCGCCTTTCGGATCAACCTTATTTATACATTTCCGCAGTTTCGCTTTATGAATTGTATATGGGAGCTACAACAAAGGAAAAAGAACATGATGTCAAAATGTTGACGGAGGACCTCACTGTTCTCCCTTTTACAGATGCCGTTTCTATCAAGGCAGCCCAAATCTATCATAGATTAAGGCTCAATAATCAAATGATAGAATTTAGAGACATATTTATTGCGGCTACCTGTATAGTGAACGAACTACCTATTGTCACATTCAACAAAAAGCACTTCAAACGTATTGAAGGGTTAAAAATCACGAGGTAG